The genomic segment tgggcctggtggacccggtagaattcatctaaatttcaacatattttacacagagtgattttactgtgcatagaacatttttattacagagctgagacaatacgttttttattgggtagctttatgcagcacaatgtccatttctattccaagattctgactatcaccattattttctattttcatggggctggtggccccggtagacttcatccaaatttcaaaatattttacacagtgtgtttttactgggtgtagaacatttttactatagggccaaggcaatatcttttcatagggggcatctgatgcaccctaatgtacgTTCCAGGGATCAGCCTGTGGTCCACAGTGGACATAGCTAAGAGgacagtggaggtgtgtgtgtgcgtgtgcgcaagctcatgtgtgtgcatgcaggtgtgtgcgtgtgtaaagccattttcattgtgtctgcctgttatttactgtatgtgccagGAATCACCCTGTGGTCCACAGAGGACATGGCCAAGtggacagtgtatgtgtgtgtgtgtgtgtgtgtgtttgtgtttgtgtgtgtgtgtgtgtgtgtgtgtgtgtgtgtgtgtgtgtgtgtgtgtgtgtgtgtgtgtgtgtgtgtgtgtgtgtgtgtgtgtgtaggcatcacCCTGTGGTCCACAGAGGACATGGCtaagaggactgtgtgtgtgtgtgtgtgtgtgtgtgtgtgtgtgtgtgtgtgtgtgtgtgtgtgtgtaggcatcacCCTGTGGTCCACAGAGGACATGGCCAAGCGGACGGTGGTGAGCCCCCAGCCCTACACCAAGTTTGAGTTCTCCTCCTCAGAGTCCCTGAGGGACAAGATGAAGCTGCTGGACGTCAGCGCCTCCGTCAAGGCCAGCTTCTTCTGCGGCCTGGTGGAGGTGGGCGGCTCCGCcaagtaagggtgtgtgtgtgtgtgtgtgtgtgtgttgtgtctttccGTCAAGGCCAGCTTCTTCTTCAAAGTTAGtatcatgcagtgtgtgtgtgtgcttcttctgTGGCCTGGTGGAGGTGGGCGGCTCCGCCAAGTTACtatcatgcagtgtgtgtgtgtgtgtgtgtgtgtgtgtgtgtgtgtgtgtgtgtgtgtgtgtgtgttacattacattactcttagctgacgcTCTGATCCAAAGCAactcagttatttacagggttacAGTTCCTGAAGcattttggggttaggtgccttgctcaagggttaggtgcctcgctcaagtGCCGGtagggatgggatttgaacctacaaccctctgatgtaaGGGCCaacgctctaaccattgagccatggcctagatttggggcagccatggctgtgtgtgttcatgtctgtgtctgtaaggatGTGGAGGTGAGAGGcttggccaagtgtgtgtgtgtgtgtgtgtgtgtgtgtgtgtgtgtgtgtgtgtgtgtgtgtgtgtgtgtgtgtgtgtgtgtgtatgtgtgtgtgtatgtgtctcgtCTTGAGCCtttttttagtctctctctctctgtctctctctctctctgtctctgtctctctctctctctctctctctctctctctctctctctctctctctctctctctctctctctctctctctaggttccTTAACCAGCAGACCTGCTCGGCGCAGCAGTGCAGCGTGACCCTGAAGTACCACGTGACCACCGTCTTCAAGGAGCTGATGATGTCAGAGCTGTCGGCGCCCACCCTGGAGGCAGTGAAGAAGACGGACGCCACACATGTGGTGAGTCAGGTGACGTACGGGGCGCACGCCCTCATGGAGTTCGAGAACAGCGTCCGCGAGGAAGTCAGCAAGAGGGACGTGCAGGTGAGGCTCACCTGTGGTACTTCATCATAAGCCAATCTATTGAACTCAAGCCGCTCACTGACTTCTGTCTAGTAATGCTATGTATCGATACACTCATTATGCATTTCAGTACTGCACTTTGAATAGGCCGTTTTATTGAGTCTTTCTTctgttatgtgtgtttttgttttgtttcgtgtttttttaatgtgttacatatatatataataggcctatatatattattAAGTACCTGTAAATAGCAAAAATGTAAAATAGCAACTAAAAAGTGTTTTGTATGCTTGTCTTAACTGTATGTGAAGCACATTGTGCTGACTTGATGTAGGAAATGCAGTATACATCATTCAAAATAAAACTTTTCTTGCCTCTCCAGTTGAAGCTGAGTCAGATGGTCCACCAGGTGCCCATCATCAAGGTCAACTCGGACGGCAGCCTGAAGATGACTGAGGAGGACAAGGACAAGGTCAAGGACTTCAGgtcagaggtgcatttctcgaatgcatagttgttagcagttagcaacttgggtagttgccaatgggaaattgcatttcaaccaacaaagtagctaacgtggtTAGCaattacgctttcgagaaatgcaccccagactagGTGGCAGTACAAAGTACAGAAACTTTGTAAACTAACTGCTTAACTGCTTAAATCCTTAAAGTGCCCATATAAAAGTATTCTCAAGAAAaggtacttcacttaaaatgtacttagtTGCTTTTAATTAGCCTTCCCCTCGAGAATTCAATGTTTCTTTTCCTTGAATGTCATTCTCCATTACCAATGCTTTGCGCAATCCTGATTAATTTCCTTTCATTTCCAGCAGATTGTTTTATCTATCAGTCcaattttactcagtactcagaccTGGTTCTAGTGTAATTGAGTAGCCCACTTGCCTTGAGATGTACATTGTACTCATAAAAGCCATAAGAGGCGTTTTTGGATACAACGCCCcagtttaaaataaagggtttttaattgaTTTAAAcctactactccttgtctctatgcaagactTGCCCAGCATAGAGATTAGGCCCAGCGGCCACCAAGTTTTGATGAATTGACCTTGTCTTGTTCtgacttcaagagcaccagcatatTGGTGTTTACTAAATCAACAATgcagagcgctcagcatctctccctcAAGCACTCATAAAAGCTAATTAAAACACTTgagtgggccctgccgtggccaaccggtgaggcgctcgtctgccatgcggttgacctgggttcgattaccGGCCCGGGACCTTTGCCgaccccaccctgtctctctcccaattcgcttcctgtccacctctcacactgtcctatcagataaagctgaaaaagacaaaaacatttaaaaaaaagagctAATTACAACACTTGCGTAATGTcacttctgtcagaaccatttcagtcaagaaacacaagagaagaatataaatgcaatttattttattgaaattatgaattacatttggcggtatagctctgttcggaggaacccccctatttccatgagcagcatggaaaagcatttagtcagggggcagcagcagtttagggaattctcaccccagcaggacagggcgagagataaccccccatgaacagagccaagcgacgtgacaagagaacatgtcacatcatacacaacaaggtggagcaggggaggtggtgggtagcaattTAGATAGCAAtttggatagaatttaaaaggcgtgccgaagccgtgtggccaatcgctagggaagaaagattatcagctgagagaatgcacctggatcaattaggaattaattagatgaaggggagggcagcaagcttcttgactaccatggcctggccagaactgacgttagtactttaattttccACCTCCGCTTCAGGTGCCACTTCTTTGGGGACTTCCGGCCCACCACTCTGCCGCTGACCTTTGAGGAGGCGGTGGCGGTGTGCAAAGAGCTGCCGAACCTGCTGGGCGAGCACGGCGAGAAGGCCGTGCCCATCACCGTCTGGCTGTACCCTCTCAGGTATGTTCTGTCTGACTATATTTGGAAGAGAAAACCGATGCACACCAGAGTTTTCAACAAAATTcaacacgatggacaagagtgtgcggtatcttcctctctgaaagtaATGTTGTGTCTGACTGTCATCAATGTTGTGCTTGTGTGCTGTATGACAGTGTCTGAGTGTACATGTATTAAATATTTtcagtgtggtgtagtgttgaTGTActcatgtctaaaattacaataaaggtatctatctatctatctatctatctatctatctatctatctatctatctatctatctatctatctatctatctatctatctatctatctatctatctatctatctatctatctatctatctatctatcagcaaGCTGACAGGTGGCGAGTCCAAGCTGAAGAGGATGATCTCGGACATGCTGGTGGAACGGCTGCAGCTGGCCTTGGACGACCTCCACCAGGCCGAGATTCGAGCCCACGACCTGCTGGAGAAGAGCAAGGCCATCAAGGCTGACGACATCGTCTACAAGCTGGAGAGCTTCCAGACCAGTCTGAAGGGTTCGCATATTTCTATACCATATACGACAACATTATCAAAATGAATCAGTTAGCTTGAATCTGGTGTGTTCTTTTATAGAAAAAAAGTTGGTGAAGAGAAAAGCCATCAGGGGCTGTTGATATTTCAGCAAGCTGGAGAGCTTCCAGGATAGTCAGAGGGGTTTGGTGGATTTCAGCTATTCTAAACAAAATTTGCATACAATTATAAAAACATTATAAAACTAATTATGAGCTTCCAGATAAGTCTGAACCCTTTTCATACTTATATTCCATTTGCAAAAAGATAATATAACTTAGGATAACTAGAATCTGGTGTGCTCTTTTGTGGAAAATGGTTGGACAGCACAGTGTAATTAGACCAATTAGTCTGAGGGGTCCGTTAGATTCCAGCTATTCTACTTCAAATTTGCATACAACAATTATAAAAACATTATAAAATGTATGTGTTCTGTTAACTAGAAAATTGGGAGAGCATGGAGTCCAATTCTGTAATTAAACAAATTTATTTGGCTAATACATTTAATTAAGTATTCAAATGATTAAATCTTTAAATTGCTCTTTTTTAGTACTTGTTTTTTGGGGTATTTTTGCCTTCCAGtcagagatggagacagaaatgAGTAGCAGAGATTGGGATGGGATTGTGATATGACACATGTGGGGAGGTTAGCGCATGTGGGGACGTTAGCGCACTGTGCCCCACCCCAGTAACCCCTTTAAAAACGAATTTGTGACCCTGAAATACCCACAGGTTTCATCCCCGAGTTCCTTCGCAAGATGGCAGTCCTGATCCCGGCCATCAGGGGCGGAGACCTGGAGGACAGAGCCTTGACAGACCTCCTGCGCTCTCAACACGCATCTGGCTTCGGCAGGGCCGAGATGGACCGCTGGCTGGACGGCAAGGAGACGGAGATCTACGTGGTGACGTCACACATCAGGAAGCTGCGGAGTGACATCAAGCCTCAGGTATGGGAATCTGATCAACTCTCAGGTATGGGAATCTGATCAACTCTCAGGTAAGGGAGTCTGATCAACTCTCAGGTATGGGAATCTGATCAACTCTCAGGTATGGGAATCTGATCAACTCTCAGGTAAGGGAGTCTGACTGTGATGGGctacctggattcagaagctacagtccagtcccacatattccaaatgacttggttttacctgtccaattcagtcaGGTGATCGagtggttgaatgatcacctggttgaattggacaggtaaagcaATACAAGGTCATTCAGAATATGTGGCAAAAGATTGTAACTAATACATGCAGTATATTTCCCCCCATCACTGTCTACTTCAACTCAGGGCTCCGAGCTGGACTGCTTCCTCATGGACCCGGACGTCAGCGAGGCCTACGTGTTCTGCTTCACCTCCCTCAGGTACCCGGAACAGTACCTACAGAAGATCTCACAGGCCTCCAAGAACCTCCATACCAGCAGTAAACACCACCAGGAACCTTCTCCACAGGAGAGGAAGGTGTCGTCACATGCTGCCAGGAACAACCTAAATGAGCAACAGCCAGGCCAGCAGAGCTTCCAGAATGgcggcagcagcaccaccagcaggagcaggagcaggagcaggagcatctCTGCTGAACAGACCAGAGGCTTACTCGTCAATACACAAGGTTTGGCAATGTTTTGGTTTACCccctgcttaaagtgatactgtcccctttctggaaataagcttattttagacctctccttgagttaaataattcagttttacctttctcctgtactttcaaccgttctctgagtatggcagtgcaaattttacctttaaactagcagttaacattgagtcctatgagaccagttagccgcacactggtctcataggactcaatgtttatTGCTAGCTTagtggtaaaatttgcactgccatactcagagaacggttgaaagtacaggagaaaggtcaaattgaatcatttaactcaaggagaggtcaaaaaatgggacagtatcactttaaggtattTATGATCTACCTCTGACCTTTGGGTCCGTCTTCTGTAGCGTCTGGCTTCTATTTCAATCCAATggtaataatacaatacaataattatCTAAAAGTCTAACAAAGATAGAGAAAACTATAATGCTATACTTTCATAATAAAAAAACTGAGTCTTCAAACACTTAAATGTTATTACTATGTCACACTGTTGCACCTAGGACCCATTTTACTATATCTTCTCAcaaagtcttctgttgtcctgtCTATGTCAGCACGTCTATGTCTATGCCTAAAATATGTCTGACAAATCCAATGACATGGACCCTATGTCGTTTGATTTGTATGTCCTTGTATGGGAAAGTAAGAAGCGTAATTCCAATCATTGGTCACCAGTGCAtgcaaagaaattgacaataaagctgacttgacttggccatagtagaagaagaagaagaagaagaagaggaggttgCTTGGTATCGGAGGCCGGAGGTGAAGAGAGCTCTGCGCTCCTCGATCGAGGTCTTCAATGGCTCCGCGTTGGAGAAGAAGGTCATCAGCTTCATCCCTGACCCTGAGCACCCGGGAGCTGCGGTCCGCTGGTACCGCGACGCTGCCCTGGAGGACCCAAACATCACAGAGGCACGGGAGGAAACAAGGAGGCAAGGTAAGGCACGACCAGGGttaggcctcacacacacacacacacacacacacacacacacacacacacacacacacacacacacacacagcttttggaCATGAGAGAGATAATTCCAACCAagagattttggggggcaggtgctgaaggtggGTTGGAGGCATGTGGAACTTTCTGCTGTCTTAGAAGACTAGAGACTGTATATTATAtgggggcattattgtcacatgcctTTTATTGTGAAGCATCtgtgtagattatcatgtcaacatggaccaccaCAGTAtggtacattgtgacaaaaatcgAAACCCTGATTTTCCACCCCAGTAGGGTAAAGGGAGAGATGCACACCTATGATTCCAAGCCTCAGTAGTGATCAGCTGCCCTGGAGTACCTACATGTCAGAAAGGCACATGAGGAAATTAGTAGGCAGGGCAAAGCAAGGTATGGCAAGGCCAAgggctcagacacagacacacacacctctgactaATTATTTGGGACAGACAAGGGTTAACTCCAACCCTACAGTAGGTAGAGATTTGCATGGAAGCTttaagtatgtttgtgtgtgcacctgtgactGAATGTAAGGAGCTGGTGTGCAAGTGTGCTCACTATTTGTGAAATTGTCAGTTTGTTTCAGGGTGAGGTTTCAGGGTGTAATAAGTGTACTGGAATTGACCATACCAGGAAAGAAGGCTGATATCTACCATATCACTCTCATAAATTAATTAACCAGGTGAATAATAGTGTCCTATCTTAGATGCATACTCTTGGTTTATATGCACATAAATGGTggaacctttttcttttttcagatgATTCTGTCATCAGATTGCTCACTCTGCTGTGACACTGGAGTCTAGcgatgcagaacacacacacagacacacacacacacacacacacacacacacacacacacacacacacacacacacacacacacacacacacacagacacacacaaacatttaaatAAAAACGAAATAAATGCAATCTACTCCGTttttcacttgttttttttcttcaaacacATTTATTTGTGTATACTTGGTTGGTATAAAACAGGCAGCAAATATGTGCAAGGACAGTAACACTCCCTCCAGTTCCcgacacaatacagtacacaatCACCATAGCAACACAGCATCAGTGGTAGCCTACACGCTAAACGCCACACATGGCTACCGGTAATGACTGGCCAGGAAGGAGGAGGAATGTCACCTGTTAGGGACAACAGAGCTCACAGGCGTCCTCTGGGGGGTGCTCTATGAACCTGactagtagtaaaccaggttaagttaaaggtggggttgcaggtatgacatcacgttgggggaactcccccaggattctaaggttctacatagactcccaACCCTGAACCCCcccggaacccccaacgtgatgtgataatagtacattttgttaaaatggttaacctgcaaccccacctttaaccttgaggtagtggtaaatcatctattaGAAGTCCTCATTTTTTGAACGGAATGAGACtgatatctattagcaggttcacCACTTCcagtaggttaacttagccaggtttaccacttcaccatgttcttggaattaaCCCCCTGTGCTGATCAAATACAGAGCTTAAGTCATGACTCTTTCGGTCGGACCCATTGAATGTAAGCACTGACCTGTAAAatatacacaaaatacacatagaTGCCAGTGCTGTTCAATAGAGATACTTCATCCTGAGTCTCTAGTCTCTGGTATCTATTTAGTGTATTTGTAGAGGTCATTTGTTTACATCCCCATAGGCCTGATTGAAAGGGGTGTGACTTGGGCTCTCTTGTTACTGCTATAAATTAAGCTTAAAGTGCATATTAAAGACTTATGATGCAAATGTCAAATTGTCCATTGTCACAGTTCTGTAAAATAGCAAGCCTGTTTTTGTAAACCACATCTGAAGTTTAGAAATAATCTGTGAGGAAAATTGCAagtaatgcacatactgtataatggTATCAAAATAAAAAAGACACGCTTTGTACTTTATCAGGAAAATACATAAGTATAACTTATACACAACACATATTCTGAACGTCAAAAAACATTGCTTCATTGCAATTATTTTGAAGTAAAATGAGAATACTTGTTTGATAGAAatctctcactcttgctcatgcacgccaaacacacacagtcagtatcATTGCTATACATTACTTATATATTGCTGATTTCCTTTAcaagaacatacaaacaaacaaacaaaaatacaacaaTGCAACAAAAAATATTTGACTCGAGTGGACTCCGAAAAAAGAAGATGATATTTTATAATGCACATGAAATAGGTGAGAATAAGGAAGTGGTTGGATGGAGACTAACATAGTATGATAATGAAGAGACTTAAATAAATTTAGATTCCCACCAGGATATTCCCAAATTCCCATGGCTACAGACCAAACACAACAATGGAATGAAGgaaaatgcacaaaatgtagcctacatcacagggtacctcagtcatggaggaggatgggggagagcactggttaattactccccccaccaacctggtgggtcgggagtcaaaccggcaacctttgagctacaggtctgacaccctaaccgcttacccatgactgcccttagttGAAGTTTCCCAACTGGGCTTTCACTGCTGCAGAGCTGGatttcaccaccacaccacagttactagccagttagcaacttggtttgTTGGTGGCGATATTGACAATTCCGCTGCAATATATGAAATTGTCAAACTTATCCGGATCAACCTTGATCAATAGCCACACGTGTGTCAGTCCTGTTCATGGTAGTTTCTTATCCTTCACAAAATGTACCCCGCAGATCTGTCTCTGGAACTGCATGGGGTGCAACGCAGTCAAGCCCAGTCTGCACTGTGTTTCCCTAATGCCCTACAACAAAGTTCATTGTCTGCCAGTCTGTTCCAGGGGAAGCCCTCAACTGCATAAAAAGCACTGCATATCAGTCAACGAAAGCACTTCCGCATGTGTTCACAGCCAGCACACACTCAGGCCAAACAGTGCACGGTGATTTCCTAAATGTTTCCAAAATGCCCTTCAACGAACTCAGATGCGTGGTTTCCCAAAACTATAGTTGCAATCTACgtttgctactttgttggttgagATGAAATTACCCTTTACCAACCAACAAAGTTGATAAGGGGGTTTACGCATCCGGATGCACACGCATGCTGCAACCTTGCACATCCCTACGCTTCAGTGCCATAATTCCTCAACGTCTAGCAAGAACACAGCCCCTGAATTTTTGACATAACACACAATACAAGCATTGTCCTTGGAGGAGATACTTGGGTCACGCGACGCTaacatgtgttaatgtgtatTTTTTAACGTATGTTAACGAAACGCATGTTGGTAAAAGCATCACTCCAGTTCAGCCGGTG from the Engraulis encrasicolus isolate BLACKSEA-1 chromosome 14, IST_EnEncr_1.0, whole genome shotgun sequence genome contains:
- the LOC134463137 gene encoding cytolytic toxin-alpha-like isoform X1, with protein sequence MDIKMDLSQEHAILNISALGRPLDLGTLYNARTDQLIPGITLWSTEDMAKRTVVSPQPYTKFEFSSSESLRDKMKLLDVSASVKASFFCGLVEVGGSAKFLNQQTCSAQQCSVTLKYHVTTVFKELMMSELSAPTLEAVKKTDATHVVSQVTYGAHALMEFENSVREEVSKRDVQLKLSQMVHQVPIIKVNSDGSLKMTEEDKDKVKDFRCHFFGDFRPTTLPLTFEEAVAVCKELPNLLGEHGEKAVPITVWLYPLSKLTGGESKLKRMISDMLVERLQLALDDLHQAEIRAHDLLEKSKAIKADDIVYKLESFQTSLKGFIPEFLRKMAVLIPAIRGGDLEDRALTDLLRSQHASGFGRAEMDRWLDGKETEIYVVTSHIRKLRSDIKPQGSELDCFLMDPDVSEAYVFCFTSLRYPEQYLQKISQASKNLHTSSKHHQEPSPQERKVSSHAARNNLNEQQPGQQSFQNGGSSTTSRSRSRSRSISAEQTRGLLVNTQVEEEEEEEEEVAWYRRPEVKRALRSSIEVFNGSALEKKVISFIPDPEHPGAAVRWYRDAALEDPNITEAREETRRQDDSVIRLLTLL
- the LOC134463137 gene encoding cytolytic toxin-alpha-like isoform X2; its protein translation is MDIKMDLSQEHAILNISALGRPLDLGTLYNARTDQLIPGITLWSTEDMAKRTVVSPQPYTKFEFSSSESLRDKMKLLDVSASVKASFFCGLVEVGGSAKFLNQQTCSAQQCSVTLKYHVTTVFKELMMSELSAPTLEAVKKTDATHVVSQVTYGAHALMEFENSVREEVSKRDVQLKLSQMVHQVPIIKVNSDGSLKMTEEDKDKVKDFRCHFFGDFRPTTLPLTFEEAVAVCKELPNLLGEHGEKAVPITVWLYPLSKLTGGESKLKRMISDMLVERLQLALDDLHQAEIRAHDLLEKSKAIKADDIVYKLESFQTSLKGFIPEFLRKMAVLIPAIRGGDLEDRALTDLLRSQHASGFGRAEMDRWLDGKETEIYVVTSHIRKLRSDIKPQGSELDCFLMDPDVSEAYVFCFTSLRYPEQYLQKISQASKNLHTSSKHHQEPSPQERKVSSHAARNNLNEQQPGQQSFQNGGSSTTSRSRSRSRSISAEQTRGLLVNTQEEEEEEEEEVAWYRRPEVKRALRSSIEVFNGSALEKKVISFIPDPEHPGAAVRWYRDAALEDPNITEAREETRRQDDSVIRLLTLL
- the LOC134463137 gene encoding cytolytic toxin-alpha-like isoform X3 is translated as MMSELSAPTLEAVKKTDATHVVSQVTYGAHALMEFENSVREEVSKRDVQLKLSQMVHQVPIIKVNSDGSLKMTEEDKDKVKDFRCHFFGDFRPTTLPLTFEEAVAVCKELPNLLGEHGEKAVPITVWLYPLSKLTGGESKLKRMISDMLVERLQLALDDLHQAEIRAHDLLEKSKAIKADDIVYKLESFQTSLKGFIPEFLRKMAVLIPAIRGGDLEDRALTDLLRSQHASGFGRAEMDRWLDGKETEIYVVTSHIRKLRSDIKPQGSELDCFLMDPDVSEAYVFCFTSLRYPEQYLQKISQASKNLHTSSKHHQEPSPQERKVSSHAARNNLNEQQPGQQSFQNGGSSTTSRSRSRSRSISAEQTRGLLVNTQVEEEEEEEEEVAWYRRPEVKRALRSSIEVFNGSALEKKVISFIPDPEHPGAAVRWYRDAALEDPNITEAREETRRQDDSVIRLLTLL